The DNA window TACAACCAAAcatatttttaacttttaaaccACTCTCCTCAACCACCAACCCATTCTCTTCTCAGCTGTTCCAGGGCCTGGTATATTCATGCAGCAAAATGAGTTGGGAGAATGGGCAGCTGCACTTCAGATTTCCTGGGTGGATGGGGGAGTCATAGTTTTACGACCACTCCCCATGTAAAAACTCGTAACAGATTTAAAAATTATCACACCAGGGAGAAAAGGTATTGCCAAATCCTTCACATATCATGCTACTTTTTCACTTACAGGACATTTTTAATGTAGGgggattttttaaagtgtggagttggccctggctagtatttggatgggagacctctaaggaatatcAGGGGCACGACAcagggcaggcaatggccaaccacttctgaacatatcgtcttgaaaaccctacagggtcgctaCGAGTCAGCTgccatttgatggcactttccaccaccaacccTTCACTGACAGTCTGAAGCCACGCAGCCCTTTTCTAGCTCCACCTCTCCAAAACGGAGCCATTTTTTGAGCTCCAACTAGCTGGCATGACTAACTACAGTCCTGCAatatgggggatggggaagagtgcCAGGCTGAAGGGAAAAATTACAGAACAAAATAAGTAAAAGAGGATGACGACTGACCAAAATGAGTAGGCCAATTTCAAAAAGTATTTAGAACATAATTAGAAAATGATGCAGCATTGCGAGGAAAGCAGTAAAAGAGTTTAtgcacaaagaaaagagaaacttTAATATACATTTATGCACCTGGCCGTGTTTTGCAAACCTACTCTGCCTCCCGCAGCAAAGCTGGAAGGAAGGCGGtatacatctatctatctatctatctatctatctatctatctatctatctatctatacctcacttcccagtggggaccccaagtggcttacaacattctcctcttttccatttttagaTCATCAATAAGCAAATTCTTAGTTGATTCTAACAGGAGAATACTGATCTGGGCTTCTTCTGGTCACTTTTACTTCACACTGGGACTCTGCAATCTATTTTATTTGGGAGGAGGAGGGTCCCAGACCCCCATATCAACTGTTGATAGTTTTGCTCAAATTACTAAGCAGTCCAATGGGCAGTTTGAATAGTCAAATTTATCCAATCCAACCAAATAGTCCAGAGCAAAAGATATCCTGGTCTGTTAAATTGCAATCAAAAAATTAGAATAGCAGAGCAGCTGGATGCTATTGTTTATCTGCTGCCATCTTGACACCACCTCCTTCTCTGCTCTACTTCATCCTTATctcaaccctgtgaggcaggttagccaaggtcacccagttgagtTTCCATGGTAAAATGGAGATTTAAACccatgtctcccagatcctagtttgacactctatggccccttccgcacatgcagaataatgcactttcaatctacttttgatgcactttgcagctgtgcggaatagcaaaatccacttgcaagcaattatgaaagtggattgaaagtgcattattctccatgtgaaggaaggggcctatgtgtttgCTCATGTGCCCATCCACATAGGTACATTGCCTATAGCTTCATGTGTACACAAATTCCCTCTTTATATTACAATTATTTTAAAGCTTTGTACTTAACTTATTAAAAGAATAACCCTCTTTGCAATAAAGCCTAGCTGGTCTAGTAATATGCCCTGAGTGTTCCCTCCTCTTCCGTTCAGTTCTTTCATACAAATAACACACTGGATTGTGTTTCAGTGGTCATGTGTGAAGGGATCACTATCAGTGTATGTGGAATGTGGAATGGAAAAGTAAAAATATAAGAAGCCACAGAAAGTATGTAGAAACTCAAAGCTAGTGCTGCACCTCAAccaaatcaagttcaaggttctgatatttacctttaaggccctaaaCGGTCTGGGACCATTGAACCtacgggactgcctctcccattaTGTCCCCTGAAGGGCAATGCATTCTGCAAACAACAGTCTGCTGGTGATTCCTGACCCAAAAGATATCCAGCTAGCCTCAGTCCAGCCAGAGCTTtctcctggccccagcctggtaggaGACTCTGTCTAGTGAGAACCGGGCCACAGGacttgtaaaacagagctgttccatctgACATTCATTTGAGGCAGCGGCAGTTTTTTCCATCTAAACGGACTCCCTCCTCTCTTTTGCCatctttcttcccctctttcttcGGTTTTTCTAATTTCCAGTTTTGGATTTGCTAGGGGTCTGTTTGCTTGGGGCGAGGGGAATTTAGTCACCATCTGAATTTGAAACTGATTTTAATCTTGGTTTTATTGTACGTATTAATGTGCTagaagccgccctgagtccatgaggggaagggcagcatagaaatgaaataaatgataaAGACTGTGGTGTTTCCATAGATACAGCTTCATATTATCACTTCCAGGAAAGAGGTTTATCTCCTCATAACATCATTAGTTTGTGGGTTGATCTTATTCAAATTGCAGTGTTACCATAAAAGAACCACTTACTCTCATTGCGTTCAATTTCAAATTGCTTTCCCTCACATCTATGCTTTCAAGCTCAGGAATTCCCAAATGTTGAAAGGATTAAAGAATTAGAATTAAGAGGGGGAGAATTCCACCAGTCATTACACTTCTGTCAAGTTTCAATTTTCCATGATGCTGATTGCTGTAGAGAAAAGTAGTGATTCTCTGTACTCAGTTTCATTTCTTCTGCTCTTTTTGCTAGGGCTGAATTTCCTGCAGACACCAGTTATGGAAATGGGTTCAATCTCTCCTCCTCCTACAACACACCAGACGAATAACTCCACCTGTGATCTATATGAGCACGAAGGTTTAGCACATATCTTATTGCCTGTATTCTACGGCCTTATTTTCATAATAGGAATGTTTGGAAATGTACTTGCTCTAATTGTGGtcattaaaaacaggaaaaagatcAACTCTACAACGCTTTACTCAACAAATCTTGTTGTGTCGGATATTCTTTTTACTACTGCTTTGCCTGCCAGAATCATATATTATGCAAAGGGATTTGACTGGCCATTTGGAGAAGGACTGTGCAAACTCACTGCACTCATCTTTTACATCAACACTTATGCTGCTGTGAACTTCATGACATGCTTGAGTATTGACAGGTTTGTAGCTGTGGTGCACCCACTGCGCACCAGGATCAGAACTGTGAGATGTGCCACCTACATTTGTTGTTCCGTGTGGTTTCTTGTATTAGCCCAGACTCTCCCATTGCTTACACAACCTTTGTCACGTAAAGAAGAACAAAGGAACACATGCATGGAATATCCAAACTTTGAAACAATACCAAATCTCCCTTGGATTCTTCTTGGGGCCTGCTTACTTGGATATGTAATTCCCCTTGGGATTATACTAGTCTGTTATTCTAAAATTGGCTACAAACTCtatcaaaatgcaaaacaaaatccaCTGGTCGTAAAATCAGGAACAAACAAAAAGGCTATTAATATGATTTTCTTCATCATTGTGGTCTTCACTGTTTGTCTCACTCCTTACCACGTTGCCATTATCAAACACATGATTGCAAAGATTATGTCCGGAGAGCAAGATATTGAATGCCGAGTTCAAAAACTCTTCCAGAAGACCCTCCACTATACTGTGTTCCTGATGAATTTAAACTGCTGCTTGGATCCTCTCATCTATTTCTTTGCATGCAGAGGATACAAACGTACAATCATGAGAATTCTGAGACGTCAAGGAAGCATATCGTTATCAAGTGCTGCTCGAACAGCTCCTGAAGAAAGCTCCCGTGATATTGGAGATTCCAACACGGTTAATGTTACAACAGCACTAAATGGAAAACGATGACCGCCAAGGAACATGTGCAACATACCTCAAGTCACTTGATGTTTGAAAAGTTTGAAACAGCAAAAGGCATGGactactctctctttttttttagaaactcGGTGTTCTGAATCTCCCAAGAGCAGGGGAGCGAACCACATACATCAGcaacaagaaaaggaaaataaaatgtcttgttttgttttctaatgtttTCATCCTTCATTACAGAACATCTATTTCTGTACATTTCCATTTCTGGATATTAGTAATACAAGCCAGAGGGATGAATCACTTTATGAACTGGTTCTCTTGACACAGacaaatggaaatgaaatggTTTTCTTTGAATGACTGGACTCCAATACAGACATTTTGCATCTTTCACAAAAAAAGGCGGTAAACACAAAAGAGGTATCTAGAAGGGAACATTCAATAATATTTCCTTGTTGATAGGTAGAGAATGACATAAAATAACCACAGTTTGGAAAGATTGGGTGTTTTCAGGGGAAAGTATAAATACGCATCTGCAAGAAATGTTTAATCACTGATCAGCAGAACTCAAGCCATTTATTCCACAGCAGTCTGATTGCTGTTTCTGTCTCCTAAATACTTTTAGGATTGTATATTCTTGTTGTTGTACTGCTTAACCCATTACAGCCTCTGGACCAAACTGAGCCTAAGCAGGAATGCTGTTGGGCCCACAAAATAAATTAGCCCAATCTGCTAGTGATATCCAACCAGTTTTCAGTGTTATAGCGTGAGGAATAAATTACATGGTAGGCACCTATGCGATCGAAAATGTGGCTCATACaataccccccctcccaacacacacacacacacaggatatATTTCATTCTGGAAATAAACTAGGGaggccagctctgagttgggaagtacctggagattgggggggggggtataaagccTGACTAGGGGTTTACAGAGGGTTTTGAGGAGGGTCTtctatggggtataatgccattcagtccaccttccaaaatagctattttctccaggtgatttgATTTCTGTGCCCTGGAGATAGACTGTAATCCTAGGAGAACCACAGCCCCCACTTGGTAATCTTAGCGATAAGCTGACCACAACAGCTGGACAGAGCAACCACCAGAAGGGGGCCAGGAACCAAAAACCGAATATGATTGAGAAGGGGAATTCTTCCGTAATCCTAGAACTTCAACTTGCATTTTTTTGAAGTGGTGATTTCATTTTTCAGAATTAGGTGGCTATGACATGTCTTTCCTCAAAAAATACTAACCATATTAATAGCCAGCTGTGGTCTAACAGAAGCTAAACACTTGGACAGCAATTAGGTCAGAGATTCTGCAGAGtcaaaaaggaagaacaaaccTATGATATCCCCACGAGACCAGAAAGtatttaaaaaagtatttcacaAAATGTGAGTTGGTAAATAagatttaaaacaatgtattgttgaaggctttcacggacagaatcactggggtgctgtggtttccgggctgtatggctgtgttttagcATGGAgaatatcaggagagaatgctgctagaacacggccatacagcccggaaaccacacagcactccaagacTTAAAACATTGAACCAAACTTTCAAAACTTCTCCAGTAGGAGAAATGAAAGAACAATGGCTGAGGTGGAAGCTATtatgatttatttgtttactatTAGGCTTctatcctgccccctcccaaccAGGGTcgactcagggcagctcacactCAGTTTATTAAAACCATCAAAATTCATAtatattaaaatcacaataaaatgaTATCCCCTGGTGCTCTGATCCTCTTATTCACCACTAGGTAATGAATCAAGGAAGGTAGGACCTAATAAAATAGCAATCCAAACCTGATCAATATCTAATCAATATAAGCAGGATATAATAAGGATGGAACAGAAATAAAGATAGGGATAGGGGGCCCCGCAGCAATGTATCTGTTGCCTCAACATTTATagatctggtggaacagcttcatcTGGAGTGAGATTACACAGGGCTGGggtctctgttgacattttccatACAAATATCACAGCAAAAGCTTAGTATTTGGTTTTAAAAGGCTCCAACTTTTGATCTTAGAAACTCAGGAGCAATGCTGAGTGGGGTGGCACATCGAATGAATTTTGGACGGTGCAAGCTTTGGAACTGTGGTacttaaaagaagaaaatcagctggTATGTTTCAATTATGGTAATTTTCCATGTTGGACTGCTGCATTTCTACGTGTAGAGTCCTGGTTGCAGGACAGCAGTGAATGCTACCACGACCTTCCATGTAGCTTTCCAGTTAAGAActcttgtggggttttttgccatgccttttgtttgtttctagTGTTTGGCATTTGGGACAGGAAGTGTTGGTTATATATCTGTAAAAATCTTATAAATATCAACATATATACTCAACATATATACAAGTACATattacacaataaaacaaaatactaaTAAAAGCAACATTTGTTTGGGTGTTTTACACTCTCTTCGTTTTCACcgatgttttgtttttacattaaaaacaagaaaaaccaGGACTACAAAAACAATTTTAAGGCACCAATTATGCCTGACACCTTGTCCCAGAAGgcctgtattttaaaaactgtgtttgCAAATTTAATGTCAAACTGACTGTTAAGAGTTCGGTATAATAAAGGATTTCAGAAGCAGCTAATTTGTGTAACACCACCTGGAACCTGGGATCCTGTTACAATTTCCGTGGATGGAAAGATTTCTATCAATTCTATCCGATTTAAATGAAAAAGAGAGGGGCTAAGACCCACAAATTTCAAACCTTGTTTTCACAATTGTAGCTTGGTGGAATGCCAGTCCACAAAAAAATGTTAACTGAATTGGTTTCTTTTCTGGCCATTATGAAAGAAGGCTAGTCCTCCCTCTTCTGAATGAAAGTTCTGCAACCCTGAGCCTAATGCCAGGCCAGAAAGCTCTAGTTCTTATCTAAGTTCTCATCCTCCCTGAAATCACCTGGTGTGGTCCCCAGCCTGTTTTTATCATTACATCATTACATTTTGCAGGAAATGTGGTTTTGTTACTGGAAGGCAGCAGACTTCTTGCCTCTCATTATTCAGTATATTCTGCCATTTGTGGTGATCCCAGATGGATCCCTCGCGAAGGATAAGGATCTGCTGTACTTTCAGATCTTGCTATTACTGCCCAACAATTACTAGCCCCTCCAAATGGCTAGAGAGAGTTGCCAACATAATACAGTAGCTTAAACCTCAGCTACTCACGCTGGTGTTTGTGCTGGCAAGGCATTAGAATATGGAGCATGGGTTGGCTGCAAGGTTCTGACACAAAAATGCCTCATGATTTCCTTCTACAATTTCCCAACagataaaaaagaagaagtctgGTGACTAATCCGCCAATGTTCATAACATTAAGAATGGCTtgaaaaggctgtgtgtgtgcgcgctcaTAACTGACTTAAGGCAATCTtgtatgattttcaaggcaagagacatttagagatgCTTTCACTgccagcctctgcacaggctgagagagttctgagagactcatGACTGACCGAAGGTCACccgctggaggagtggggaattgaacactgttctccagattagagcttgtCATTCTTAattacaccacaatggctcttgaAAAGACAGAGAAGAACCTTACTCCAGAAAATCTCTGCACTATGTTTAAATATGATCAAGTAAGACAAATATTACAGATGAACAAGTAATCAGAAGCCGTATTAACTGAAGATGTGAGATCTAGAATCCTTTTCCTAAATGCGCAATTATTATTGGACATTCATCCCctttctcctccaaagagctcagagcaAAGTATATAACCCTCCCACAAACACTGCAGGAAGTGAACCCACCTCCAAATAATAGAAGCATGTCTGTACTTTTAAGAAAGGAAATCTCAATGCCTACTGTTGGTGTTGCTAAgtaaccacaacagtattgtcaGCTTTGGTCTCTGTCAGTAaacggaaggggaggggaagggccttTTGTGGGTCTGTTTGACCTTTGAAGGAGAATATATCAGAGCTAGGTCCAGCAGCACCCTCTGAGGGACTTGCTAGTACATGATTAATTCAAGTTCAAGCTCTTGAACTTATCTAAAGTAGGAATTCACCTGATATAGCTATATCTACAGTATAATCTTCCAGATAGTAAGAGCgatacatattttttctttatataaaaaataaTCAGTGTTTCAGATATAATTAGATCAGGTGAATTCCTACTTTAGATTAGCTCAAGGGCttgaaatggaattttttttctttgaactaTCCAGTGATGAATCACTAACTAAATTTGAACGCCCTcctcagtttcaaaagcagttttgaATGGGGGTCTGTCTGATAGATAAGAAAAAGTagttgtagttttttttaaaaaaaaatcttacatggTTACACTCCACATACATATTTTACATGAtttcaacacacacatacacacacatatattgaaGGGTAATGAAACTCTATGCCTCTTTCTACACACATATTTGTTTTAAGTAAGTAAAATCAAAGGCAGTGCATATCTACACATGCTGTATAAGCTGTAAGGGTTGTTATGGTAACTGTAGCCACAACATGTGGTTTGTATTTTGAAATACTTTCTCAGAAGAGCCTGCAGATGCCATCCTTTCACAAGGTGATACTAATCAGAAGCAAACAAGAAAAGGAAGCAAAGATACGGTTGAAACTGAACAGACAATATGCTTGCAAAACATTGTGCTGGTTCTCAGTGTTGCCTCCTGCCAACTTAGCTGGGTTACCTACTTGTTTGGTAAGGGCTAGAGGAAGAACACTGAGAGGAAGTGAACCTTGGATTTAAGGTGTACATTCAGTACTACTGCATTGCAACTTGAAACAGTTTCGAGGTTGTGTGTACATTCTAACTACTGAAACACAACCCAGATCACAGACACCATGGAGCAGGGCATTCACTGTGAAAGttccttttactttatttatttatttattagatttatacctcgccctcccccaaaagagaggaagaagagaaagacgtCCTGCCATGCTTGGGTATTCCTCTTTCCTATAACCCAAGAAAATAATTTTGCTCTTTCCAACTCTAAAGTTGAAGGCGTAACCCACTACTTTTATTTTGGAGATTTCCATAACTTTCCAGTGACTCTTCAATGTATGTTACATAGACCTTTctggatttttggggtggggattaGAAAAGACTGTGAGTACTGTAACTATTGGGTAACTATTGGGCAACACGAACGGCAACAGCAACACAAAACAGGCCAATAAATACAGGATTATGAGAGTCAGACCCTCTGGATAACTGAATTGGTAgatcatctttctccccagtagaaGTTAACTTCACAGCAAACATCATAGGATCCCCCCAACTCTGGAGTTCCTAAAGGTTCTCTTGATTCTAAAGTTATCCAAATGTTTGGGTCTCACTTAAGCAAAAGAGGGCCTATCAATGGGGGCCTAGAAAAGGAAAATCCTTGGATGAGGAAACAGATGGAGTTGACCAGAATTGATCAGTTCCTGGAAGTGAAATGGACCAAGGGAGCAGTCCCCTTGGTTCAGTCACTTCTCTCTGTTTAAACATTTCATGGGCTGCTGAAGTATTCTGACCTGAAGGAAGATATTTCTCTGCTCAGTTCATGAGAAGCACTGGTTCTTGCTGTAGACTCCTAGACCTTCCAGCTGGTTCATGTGGATTTTGGTCATCCTGCTGTCTGTTTTTACAGAATCACCAAATATTGAACTTCATTCTGGAAATCAGTCAGAACCAAATGGATGGCCCTGAGTCCACAAAGTAGATTCTTCTAATGGCTTCCTTCTGCGAAAAGCTCTCCTGCATGTGACCTGACAGTAAATGAGTCTCTCCATTGGAAAGGCTGGCATCCACTGAGATCCCCAGGTTCCCTACCACCATAGAAACTTTAGGGGGTGGTTCTCAGTTGTCCACCATTTGAGGTCTTTCTTCAGATGATGGCTCACCTTCAATCCCAGATGGTTTTTGCATGTtttaagaggcaggcaatgacaggcaaatgacctctgaacatctgttgccttaaaaccatatggggtcaccatacgtcagctgtgatttcacagcaatatcaataagaacaaaaaagaggCCACTGTACAGTCTGGAATGGGTCCACAGCAAACAGACTGCATCAACAGCAGCCTGGCCTAGCTTGGTctgtggggggtgaggggagtgTAAGTAGGGGCAGGTAGCCAAAATGCACTCTcctgtgacccaggcaaatggtgcctgggttaTCTGCCCCCTCTGGTCccccctagatacaccattgTTCCCTCCAGCACAGAGGCAAgtgcctgccctccctcacaggctTCCTTCAACCCTGCCTGCTCTTCCCCTTTCCTAACCAGCTCAGGGCTTCTTATGAAAGTCTCTACATTGTGAGGGCAGCCCCTATGGAGCATCACTTCTGGCCCAGCCATGTTTATAGCCAGCTTGGCTGAAAGAAATGATAGCCTAACACCTGTGGGATCATGCCCTGCCTACAGATCTGCTGGGTAGAAGAGTTGGCATCTGGCATAATCTATATGTTCTGAGATGATAAATGACCTGAAAAGCGTTAAGTTGACTTCTGAGGAAATGTATCAGAAAGCCACTTTGTGAGAGAAACTGGAAAGTAATGTGTAAGTCCCCAAGTGCTCTGGACTTGGCAGGAGATCTGATCAAACAGGTTGTCAAAGCAGAGATGAAGATAGATGTCCTTGTCTCACTACTATGGAAACCATCAACTTGTTAAAGACCCAAGAGGCTGACACCAAGGTGATGGGAAAGGACTTGAGCTGAAAATGCCCTCTCATAATGCAAACCTAGGGAAACAACAATAGGGAAAAATAGGGACATGAATGTAAGTTTCTGCCAACAATTAACTCTCCTTTACAGTTATTTTTGTATGGGAAAATATGGTATGTGGAACACTACTGGAGAATAATCACTATGGAATTTCTAgtgtagtggttctcaacctggagtacACGCATCCCCAGTGGAACAAGCCAGAGTGTTTGAGGGTATGTGAAAAATAAATCATGTAATCGTTTTGCTAATAgggaggtacaattttagggaaatgcaTTGGCTAggggtatgcaagtgaaaaaaggttggtaaacactgttcTAGTAAATAATTACTGTTGACCCAGGAGAGTGGCAGGAAGGAAGACGTGGATGAGAAAAAGAGTGAAGGACAGAGGAGGATCCTGAAATAAGTGAAACAGACAGCCCTTCCCTAATTATTTCTTAGAAAGGAGTACCTGCTGGATTGATATATCAGGTCTGCTGAATACTGCAAAAATAGAGGAGCTACAAAACACCCACCAGGCCACAACACTTGACAGGTAGTAGTTAATTTGCACAGGAAGCCTGGTGAATCACCAGTTCTGTACTTTAATACAGAACAGACTATGGAGCCAAAGAATAAAACCAATGTTTATTAGTTCTCAAACAGAGCAGCCCTTTTCAACTTGTGAGGCATTAAGCCAGACATATTTCTGTATTTAAAGTAGCCTAACAGGCACTTGATAACATTCCCCTGCCTTTTTTGTCTGTTCTGGTCTTCAGTCTGTAGGCAGCTGGTGAAAAAAAGCAAGGTTTAGAGAGTGCCTGACGAGCTGCGCTTAGTTTGCTGGATCATATCTTCAGGTACGATATCCTGGAAAACCTCTCCTTTATCAGCATTAGCATAATACAG is part of the Sphaerodactylus townsendi isolate TG3544 linkage group LG04, MPM_Stown_v2.3, whole genome shotgun sequence genome and encodes:
- the GPR183 gene encoding G-protein coupled receptor 183, yielding MEMGSISPPPTTHQTNNSTCDLYEHEGLAHILLPVFYGLIFIIGMFGNVLALIVVIKNRKKINSTTLYSTNLVVSDILFTTALPARIIYYAKGFDWPFGEGLCKLTALIFYINTYAAVNFMTCLSIDRFVAVVHPLRTRIRTVRCATYICCSVWFLVLAQTLPLLTQPLSRKEEQRNTCMEYPNFETIPNLPWILLGACLLGYVIPLGIILVCYSKIGYKLYQNAKQNPLVVKSGTNKKAINMIFFIIVVFTVCLTPYHVAIIKHMIAKIMSGEQDIECRVQKLFQKTLHYTVFLMNLNCCLDPLIYFFACRGYKRTIMRILRRQGSISLSSAARTAPEESSRDIGDSNTVNVTTALNGKR